Genomic DNA from Burkholderia vietnamiensis LMG 10929:
CATGTACACGGCCAATGATGGAATGCGCTATCGCGCGACACGCTGTGCTCAATGGCTGACGGCCGACCGAATCGTTCCGTACAGCTGCGTGATGCTGCTGTTGTGCGTGGGCTTCGTGATCACATGGGCCGTCACCACCGACGCGTTCACGGCGCAAACCACCGCCCGCCCCGGCGTCGACTTCTCCGTGTTCTGGAGTGCATCGCATCTGGTGCTGCACGGTCATGCCGCAGCCGTCTACGATCCCGTGTTCTTCTCACGGGCCGAGGTCGCGAAATTCGGTGCCTACATGGGTCACCAGTCGCTGCCCTGGCTCTATCCGCCGACGATGCTGCTGTTCATCGCGCCGGTCGCCCTCGTGCCTTTCCTGCCCGCGTACATCCTCTTTTTTGCGGGCAGTCTTTTATGCTATGCGTACGCCGTCCTGCGACTGTCGGGCCTGCGTGCGCACCTGCCCGTGCCGCGCGCCGCCGTGCTCGTCGTGCTCGGCTACTCGGCCGTCTGCGCGTGCGTGCTGTACGGGCAGAACGGGCTGCTCACCGCCGGCATCGCGGCGCTCGCGCTGCACCTGCTCGGCCCGCGCCCGATCGTAGCCGGCGTGCTGATCGGACTGCTCGCCATCAAGCCGCAGATGGCGACGGTGTTCCCGTTCGTGCTGATCGCGACGCGCGCATGGCGCGCGTTCGGCGCGGCGGCGGTCACGACGACGCTGTTCACCGCGGCCGGTTTCGCACTGACCGGCCCAGGCTCGCTGGAGGGCCTCGCTCACGCGTTGTCGATCGTGCGCGGCATGCACTTCACGCTTCCCGCGTACTGGTTCGTGTCGCCGACGCCGTTCGCCGCGCTGCGGCTCGCCGGTGCGTCCATCGCGGTGTCGCTCGCGGTGCAGGGCGCCGTCGCGCTGCTCGCGATGGCCGCGGCCGTCTCCGTGTGGCGCCGCACGACCGACATGCGCCTGCGCGGCGCGGTGCTGGCCGTCGCGACGCTGCTCGCGACGCCGTACCTGTGGCAATACGAGCTGACCTGGCTCGGCATCGCGGTGTTTTGCCTGATCGCGCACGGCCTCGACGAAGGCTGGCTGCCCGGCGACCAGATCGTGATCGTTCTCGCGTGGCTGCTGCCGGTGTTCGAAGTGTTCAACCGGATCACGAAGTGGCCGCAGATCGGCCCGGTCGTGCTGCTCGCCGTGCTGCTGATCACCGTGCGGCGCGTCGCGCTGCCGCCGCGGGAACGGCAATGAAGGCGCCGCGCTTCCTGCTGCATGGCGGCTCGGCGATCGATGCTCATCCGGAGCTGCCGATCGCCGGCCCGCGCCGCCATCCGCACTGGCTCAATCGCGATCGCGTGCGCACGTATGCGGCGGCGGCCCTGCTGACCGAGCTGCTGTTCGTCTGCGTCTATCTCGCGCGCGTGCACGGCTCGCATACGTCGGTGCCCGAGCCGCTCGCGCAGGATTTCGCGCCGCTGTGGAGCGCCGCGCGGCTCGCGGTGCACGGGCATGCGCTCGATGCATGGCATTTTCCGTCGCTGTTCGCGATCGAGCGGCTGGCGATTCCGACGCTGAATCTCGCCGGCGGCTCCGCACCGTGGCTCTACCCGCCGACGATGCTGCTGCTGGTCGCGCCGCTCGGCTGGCTGCCGTATCCGGGCGCGCTCGCGATCTGGCTCGGGCTCACGTGGATGCTGTTCGCAGCGACGATCCGCGCGACCGTGCAGCGCGACGCCGCGCTGCTGTGTGCGCTGGCGTTTCCCGGCGCGTTCGTCGCGCTGCTCGCCGGACAGACGAGCCTCGCGAGCGCGGCGCTGGCGGGCCTCGGCCTGCTGGCGCTGAACCGGCGCCCGGTCGCGGCGGGCATCTGCTTCGCGTTGCTGACGGTCAAGCCGCAGATCGCCGTGCTGTTCCCGCTCGCGTTGCTGTGCGCCGCGCAATGGCGCGCGCTGGCGGCATGGGCCGCGACGCTCGCCGCGGGCGTCGTGCTGTCGACGCTCGCGTTCGGCTTCGAGACGTGGATCGCGTTCGGACACGGGATCGCCGACGCATACCGCAACGTCGACGCGGGCCATGCGCAGCTCGCGCGCATGCCGACGGTGTTCGCGCTGGCCGCGTACGCCGGCTGGCCGGCCGCGCTGGCGCGCACGCTGCAGCTGCTGTCCGGCGCGGCCGCCGCGCTCGTCGTGGGGTACGCGTGGCGCGGCGCGTGTTCGTATGCGCTGCGCGCGGCGACGCTCGCCTGTGCCTGCCTGCTGGTCAGCCCGTATCTGTTCGACTACGACCTCACGTGGTACGGCCTCGTGATCGCGTGGTACGCACGCTATGCGTGGACGCACGGCTGGCGGCGCTTCGATCGCGAGTGGCTGCTGCTGATGTGGGTCATGCCGCTCGCCGGCCTCGTGCTGGTGCCGCATCTGTCGTTCCAGTTCATGCCGCTCGTCACGCTCGCGTCGCTCGCGATGCTCGCCGCCCGGATCGCACAGGAACGACGCGACGTGCCGTCGATGCCCGACGCGCACGATCACTCGACCGACACCGGCTTCACGCATCCGGCCCGGTCGCATCACCGCTCGACGCACGGATTGCGCCGCATCGGCCGCCCGCTGTTCGGC
This window encodes:
- a CDS encoding glycosyltransferase family 87 protein; protein product: MYTANDGMRYRATRCAQWLTADRIVPYSCVMLLLCVGFVITWAVTTDAFTAQTTARPGVDFSVFWSASHLVLHGHAAAVYDPVFFSRAEVAKFGAYMGHQSLPWLYPPTMLLFIAPVALVPFLPAYILFFAGSLLCYAYAVLRLSGLRAHLPVPRAAVLVVLGYSAVCACVLYGQNGLLTAGIAALALHLLGPRPIVAGVLIGLLAIKPQMATVFPFVLIATRAWRAFGAAAVTTTLFTAAGFALTGPGSLEGLAHALSIVRGMHFTLPAYWFVSPTPFAALRLAGASIAVSLAVQGAVALLAMAAAVSVWRRTTDMRLRGAVLAVATLLATPYLWQYELTWLGIAVFCLIAHGLDEGWLPGDQIVIVLAWLLPVFEVFNRITKWPQIGPVVLLAVLLITVRRVALPPRERQ
- a CDS encoding glycosyltransferase family 87 protein — translated: MKAPRFLLHGGSAIDAHPELPIAGPRRHPHWLNRDRVRTYAAAALLTELLFVCVYLARVHGSHTSVPEPLAQDFAPLWSAARLAVHGHALDAWHFPSLFAIERLAIPTLNLAGGSAPWLYPPTMLLLVAPLGWLPYPGALAIWLGLTWMLFAATIRATVQRDAALLCALAFPGAFVALLAGQTSLASAALAGLGLLALNRRPVAAGICFALLTVKPQIAVLFPLALLCAAQWRALAAWAATLAAGVVLSTLAFGFETWIAFGHGIADAYRNVDAGHAQLARMPTVFALAAYAGWPAALARTLQLLSGAAAALVVGYAWRGACSYALRAATLACACLLVSPYLFDYDLTWYGLVIAWYARYAWTHGWRRFDREWLLLMWVMPLAGLVLVPHLSFQFMPLVTLASLAMLAARIAQERRDVPSMPDAHDHSTDTGFTHPARSHHRSTHGLRRIGRPLFGADR